One Peromyscus leucopus breed LL Stock chromosome 6, UCI_PerLeu_2.1, whole genome shotgun sequence genomic region harbors:
- the Tmigd3 gene encoding transmembrane and immunoglobulin domain containing 3 isoform X3, with protein MEIFILLSLALFSDAMVMDEKVKSGIELDTVSANCNYDAHYKDHTKYWCRGYFRNSCNIVALTPNSTNRVVLKDTGSQLIITVSCLVKEDTGWYWCGIQRDFARDDMDFTQLIVTDNGDGRATGFLPDPSGNRNLSCRTSKAIQKAEGSRMSILIICILITGLWIIFIVSHLSRGRRSRRNRGVTGKSITRSSQPSQAPSVVSIPLATI; from the exons ATGCCATGGTCATGGACGAAAAGGTGAAGTCAGGCATTGAGCTGGACACAGTTTCTGCTAACTGTAACTATGATGCCCACTACAAGGACCACACGAAGTACTGGTGCCGGGGCTATTTCAGGAACTCGTGCAACATCGTCGCCCTCACCCCGAACAGCACCAACCGTGTGGTCTTGAAGGACACAGGAAGCCAACTCATCATCACGGTGTCCTGCCTGGTTAAGGAGGACACAGGCTGGTACTGGTGTGGTATCCAGCGGGACTTTGCCAGAGATGACATGGATTTTACCCAGCTGATTGTGACTGACAACGGAGATGGCCGGGCCACTGGTTTTTTACCTG ACCCTTCAGGGAACAGGAACCTGAGCTGTAGGACTTCTAAAGCTATCCAAAAGGCAGAGGGCTCCAG AATGTCCATTCTGATCATTTGCATACTGATTACTGGTTTGTGGATCATCTTTATAGTCAGTCATTTATCTAGGGGAAGGAGAAGCCGAAGGAATAGAGGAG TTACTGGTAAAAGCATCACTAGAAGCTCCCAGCCAAGCCAAGCTCCCTCTGTGGTCTCCATACCCTTG GCAACGATTTGA
- the Tmigd3 gene encoding transmembrane and immunoglobulin domain containing 3 isoform X4, with protein sequence MEIFILLSLALFSDAMVMDEKVKSGIELDTVSANCNYDAHYKDHTKYWCRGYFRNSCNIVALTPNSTNRVVLKDTGSQLIITVSCLVKEDTGWYWCGIQRDFARDDMDFTQLIVTDNGDGRATGFLPDPSGNRNLSCRTSKAIQKAEGSRMSILIICILITGLWIIFIVSHLSRGRRSRRNRGVTGKSITRSSQPSQAPSVVSIPL encoded by the exons ATGCCATGGTCATGGACGAAAAGGTGAAGTCAGGCATTGAGCTGGACACAGTTTCTGCTAACTGTAACTATGATGCCCACTACAAGGACCACACGAAGTACTGGTGCCGGGGCTATTTCAGGAACTCGTGCAACATCGTCGCCCTCACCCCGAACAGCACCAACCGTGTGGTCTTGAAGGACACAGGAAGCCAACTCATCATCACGGTGTCCTGCCTGGTTAAGGAGGACACAGGCTGGTACTGGTGTGGTATCCAGCGGGACTTTGCCAGAGATGACATGGATTTTACCCAGCTGATTGTGACTGACAACGGAGATGGCCGGGCCACTGGTTTTTTACCTG ACCCTTCAGGGAACAGGAACCTGAGCTGTAGGACTTCTAAAGCTATCCAAAAGGCAGAGGGCTCCAG AATGTCCATTCTGATCATTTGCATACTGATTACTGGTTTGTGGATCATCTTTATAGTCAGTCATTTATCTAGGGGAAGGAGAAGCCGAAGGAATAGAGGAG TTACTGGTAAAAGCATCACTAGAAGCTCCCAGCCAAGCCAAGCTCCCTCTGTGGTCTCCATACCCTTG TAG
- the Tmigd3 gene encoding transmembrane and immunoglobulin domain containing 3 isoform X2, which translates to MEIFILLSLALFSDAMVMDEKVKSGIELDTVSANCNYDAHYKDHTKYWCRGYFRNSCNIVALTPNSTNRVVLKDTGSQLIITVSCLVKEDTGWYWCGIQRDFARDDMDFTQLIVTDNGDGRATGFLPGKEAGRGSLKDPSGNRNLSCRTSKAIQKAEGSRMSILIICILITGLWIIFIVSHLSRGRRSRRNRGVTGKSITRSSQPSQAPSVVSIPL; encoded by the exons ATGCCATGGTCATGGACGAAAAGGTGAAGTCAGGCATTGAGCTGGACACAGTTTCTGCTAACTGTAACTATGATGCCCACTACAAGGACCACACGAAGTACTGGTGCCGGGGCTATTTCAGGAACTCGTGCAACATCGTCGCCCTCACCCCGAACAGCACCAACCGTGTGGTCTTGAAGGACACAGGAAGCCAACTCATCATCACGGTGTCCTGCCTGGTTAAGGAGGACACAGGCTGGTACTGGTGTGGTATCCAGCGGGACTTTGCCAGAGATGACATGGATTTTACCCAGCTGATTGTGACTGACAACGGAGATGGCCGGGCCACTGGTTTTTTACCTGGTAAAGAGGCTGGCAGGGGATCTTTGAAAG ACCCTTCAGGGAACAGGAACCTGAGCTGTAGGACTTCTAAAGCTATCCAAAAGGCAGAGGGCTCCAG AATGTCCATTCTGATCATTTGCATACTGATTACTGGTTTGTGGATCATCTTTATAGTCAGTCATTTATCTAGGGGAAGGAGAAGCCGAAGGAATAGAGGAG TTACTGGTAAAAGCATCACTAGAAGCTCCCAGCCAAGCCAAGCTCCCTCTGTGGTCTCCATACCCTTG TAG
- the Tmigd3 gene encoding transmembrane and immunoglobulin domain containing 3 isoform X1 produces the protein MEIFILLSLALFSDAMVMDEKVKSGIELDTVSANCNYDAHYKDHTKYWCRGYFRNSCNIVALTPNSTNRVVLKDTGSQLIITVSCLVKEDTGWYWCGIQRDFARDDMDFTQLIVTDNGDGRATGFLPGKEAGRGSLKDPSGNRNLSCRTSKAIQKAEGSRMSILIICILITGLWIIFIVSHLSRGRRSRRNRGVTGKSITRSSQPSQAPSVVSIPLATI, from the exons ATGCCATGGTCATGGACGAAAAGGTGAAGTCAGGCATTGAGCTGGACACAGTTTCTGCTAACTGTAACTATGATGCCCACTACAAGGACCACACGAAGTACTGGTGCCGGGGCTATTTCAGGAACTCGTGCAACATCGTCGCCCTCACCCCGAACAGCACCAACCGTGTGGTCTTGAAGGACACAGGAAGCCAACTCATCATCACGGTGTCCTGCCTGGTTAAGGAGGACACAGGCTGGTACTGGTGTGGTATCCAGCGGGACTTTGCCAGAGATGACATGGATTTTACCCAGCTGATTGTGACTGACAACGGAGATGGCCGGGCCACTGGTTTTTTACCTGGTAAAGAGGCTGGCAGGGGATCTTTGAAAG ACCCTTCAGGGAACAGGAACCTGAGCTGTAGGACTTCTAAAGCTATCCAAAAGGCAGAGGGCTCCAG AATGTCCATTCTGATCATTTGCATACTGATTACTGGTTTGTGGATCATCTTTATAGTCAGTCATTTATCTAGGGGAAGGAGAAGCCGAAGGAATAGAGGAG TTACTGGTAAAAGCATCACTAGAAGCTCCCAGCCAAGCCAAGCTCCCTCTGTGGTCTCCATACCCTTG GCAACGATTTGA
- the C6H1orf162 gene encoding transmembrane protein C1orf162 homolog, producing the protein MGSSSSAPKPKTSTVTTAAPVTSSAPASCFFDPTKEHLILAFFAGVLLTVLLVALIFVVVKSCRKSYSRAQAQDPVSEPPIKKLSSVSKESLTYASMTFKPSEENSNDLTGNHSAGLDPTVYAQIKVAGPHLPLQ; encoded by the exons ATGGGATCTTCTTCCTCTGCACCTAAACCCAAAACCA GCACGGTTACCACAGCAGCCCCAGTGACCAGCTCTGCGCCTGCATCCTGTTTCTTCGACCCCAC AAAGGAGCATTTAATCTTGGCCTTTTTTGCCGGGGTTCTGCTGACAGTGCTTCTCGTGGCCCTTATCTTCGTCGTCGTCAAGAGCTGCAGAAAAA GTTACTCCAGGGCACAGGCCCAGGACCCCGTCTCAGAGCCTCCCATTAAG aaGCTTTCATCTGTATCAAAGGAGTCACTCACCTATGCCAGCATGACTTTCAAGCCCTCAGAAGAAAACAGCAATGACTTGACTGGAAACCACTCTGCAGGCTTGGACCCCACTGTCTATGCTCAGATTAAAGTGGCAGGCCCACACCTGCCTCTGCAATGA